The proteins below come from a single Chrysoperla carnea chromosome 1, inChrCarn1.1, whole genome shotgun sequence genomic window:
- the LOC123293202 gene encoding probable cytochrome P450 4aa1, which yields MRSGMHVMMARAFNPLKYPDICYRFTQDYKETIKCKDIIRSRSVTTKIISEKRKEAENTNHKNVLDSKSVIRNEFKKPLLEYLIDFSKQNPEFTEEELADEVNFMAVAAFDSLAKTLSMTVVILALYKDVQKRVCDELFQVIKESNREELDFDDLSELKYMEMVIKEIMRLFPAVSIIARELTEDIHIENYTIPKGANVAIPIYCLHRNEKYWKNPLKFDPERFLSENAEKQHPYAFIPFSAGSRQCLGYRYAWIFMKLTLAKLLSRYEFHTSIKDLNEIRIELEMTLGIIDGAPVRITPRQK from the exons ATGCGAAG tggTATGCACGTGATGATGGCTAGAGCATTCAATCCATTAAAATATCCTGACATATGTTACCGCTTTACCCAAGACTATAAAGAAACAATAAAATGTAAGGATATTATACGATCGCGATCGGTAACCACAAAA attatttccGAAAAACGCAAAGAAGCTGAAAATACAAATCATAAAAACGTACTTGATTCCAAATCTGTTAtcagaaatgaatttaaaaaaccattattggaatatttgattgatttttcaaaacaaaatccaGAATTTACGGAGGAAGAACTTGCAGACGAAGTAAATTTTATGGCAGTTGCA gCTTTTGACTCACTCGCAAAAACCTTGAGTATGACCGTTGTAATTTTGGCTTTATATAAAGATGTACAGAAACGAGTGTGTGACGAATTGTTTCAAGTAATTAAGGAATCGAATCGAGAGGAactcgattttgatgatttatcaGAATTAAAATACATGGAAATGGTTATCAAAGAAATAATGAGATTATTTCCTGCCGTATCAATAATTGCTAGAGAATTAACAGAAGATATTCATATTG aaaattatacAATTCCAAAAGGAGCGAATGTTGCTATTCCAATATATTGCTTGCATCGAAAcgaaaaatattggaaaaatccattaaaatttgatccggagcgttttttatcagaaaatgcaGAAAAACAACATCCATATGCGTTTATACCGTTTAGTGCAGGTTCTAGACAATGTCTTG GTTATCGATATGCAtggatttttatgaaattaacatTAGCCAAATTATTGAGCCGATATGAATTTCACACCAGTATAaaagatttgaatgaaataagaATTGAACTTGAAATGACACTTGGAATCATAGATGGAGCTCCAGTTCGTATTACACCACGTCAAAAATGA
- the LOC123293211 gene encoding cytochrome P450 4C1-like, whose translation MPMHLPITRLWLGPVPLIVTVDPKIIQELLNNDNALEKAWLMKTILKTFIGDPILISEGKTFPSHAKRNRSILARGFSLSILKSYFKLFADQINILTDILDKEINKETFFDIYVIFAKTTLDSICASSLGVNINAQQSDSSYFEAMRSGMHVMMARGFNPLKYPDIIYRFTKDYKETIKCKDIVRSVTTKIISEKRKKVKNTNHNNVLDSKSVIRNEFKKPLLEYLIDFSKENPDFTDEELADEVNFTTVAAFDTLAKSLSLAVVILALYKDVQKRVCDELFQVLKESNRDEVDFDNLPELKYMEMVIKEMMRIFPAVPLIVRELTEDINIENYTIPKGANVAIPIYCLHRNEKYWEDPLKFDPERFLAEDTEKQHPYAFIPFSGGARGCLGSRYAWIFMKLALAKLLSRYEFHTSIKDLSEIRIELEMTLGIIDGAPVRITPRQK comes from the exons atgCCTATGCACCTACCTATAACACGATTGTGGTTAGGTCCAGTACCACTAATAGTAACAGTCGATCCGAAAATTATCCAAGAACTTTTAAACAACGATAATGCTTTGGAAAAAGCTTGGttaatgaaaacaatattaaaaactttcattGGTGATCCAATACTCATATCAGAAGGTAAAACATTCC catcACATGCGAAACGTAATCGAAGCATACTTGCAAGAGgtttttctttatcaattttaaaatcgtattttaaattgtttgcgGATCAAATCAATATATTAACTGATATCTTGGATAAGGAAATAaacaaagaaactttttttgatatttatgtaatttttgcaAAGACTACGCTGGATTCTATTTGCG caTCCAGTTTGGGAGTGAATATCAATGCACAACAAAGCGATTCATCTTATTTCGAAGCTATGCGAAG TGGTATGCACGTGATGATGGCTAGAGGATTCAATCCATTGAAATATCCTGATATAATTTATCGCTTTACAAAAGACTATAAGGAAACAATAAAATGTAAGGATATTGTACGATCAGTAACCACAAAA attatttccGAGAAacgtaaaaaagttaaaaacaccAATCATAACAACGTACTTGATTCCAAATCTGTAAtcagaaatgaatttaaaaaaccattattggaatatttgattgatttttcaaaagaaaatccaGACTTCACGGATGAAGAATTAGCAGACGAAGTAAATTTTACGACAGTTGCA gCTTTTGACACGCTCGCAAAATCCTTGAGTTTGGCCGTTGTCATTTTGGCTTTATATAAAGATGTACAGAAACGAGTGTGTGACGAACTGTTTCAAGTACTTAAGGAATCGAATCGAGACGAagtcgattttgataatttaccaGAATTAAAATATATGGAAATGGTAATCAAAGAAATGATGAGAATATTTCCTGCTGTGCCATTAATCGTTAGGGAATTAACAGAAGATATTAATATCG aaaattatacAATTCCAAAAGGAGCGAATGTTGCTATTCCAATATATTGTTTACatcgaaatgaaaaatattgggaagatccattaaaatttgatccGGAGCGCTTTTTGGCAGAAGATACAGAAAAACAACATCCATATGCGTTTATACCATTTAGTGGAGGTGCTAGAGGATGTCTAG GTTCGCGATATGCAtggatttttatgaaattagcATTAGCCAAATTATTGAGCCGATATGAATTTCACACCAGTATAAAAGATTTGAGTGAAATAAGAATTGAACTTGAAATGACACTTGGAATCATAGATGGTGCTCCAGTTCGAATTACACCGCGTCAAAAATGA